Sequence from the Gemmatimonadaceae bacterium genome:
GCGATGAATTCGCCGGGCGTGTGGGTGATCTCCTCTCCGGCGAGGTGCAGCAGATCGAGCGCGGCAAGCTGGTCGTCATGCTCAACAAGTTCCGCGAGGCGGAAGCGATCATTCCGTATCGCGAGCAGAACCATCGCGAGCACTATCACCAGGGTGAGCCGGTGCGCGCGGTCCTCAAGCGCGTGGAAGACACCCCCAAGGGGCCGCGGCTCATTCTGAGCCGGTCCGACGCCCTCTTCGTGCAGGCGCTCTTCAAGCTCGAGGTCCCCGAGATCCAGTCGGGCATCGTCGAGATCAAGGCGGCGGCCCGCGAAGTCGGCAGCCGTACCAAGATTGCCGTCACGTCGCGCGACGACGCCGTCGATCCGGTCGGCGCCTGCGTCGGCCTCAAGGGCGCCCGCGTGCAGGCCGTCGTGAACGAGCTCGGTGGCGAGCGTATCGACATCGTGCCGTGGAGCCCCGATCCGGAGCGCTTCGCCAAGCTGGCGCTCGCGCCGGCCCGCGTCGCGCGCGTCTTCTCCGATGCGATCTCCCGCACCATTCAGGCCGTCGTGGACGAAGACCAGCTCTCGCTGGCCATCGGCCGCAACGGGCAGAACGTACGGCTGGCGTCTGAGCTGACCGGGTGGAAGATCGATCTCTACTCGAGCCGCGAGTGGATGGAGAAGGGCGGCGAATCGCCCCTCTTCGCCCCGCTGCCCGAAGAGGCTGAAGCCGATGTGCCGCTCAATGAAATCGACGGGCTCGAGACCGCTACGGTCGCCGTGCTCGCCGAAGCCGGGTATCGCACCCTCAACGACATCCTCGATCTCGATCGCGACGACCTGTTGCGCCTGCCGGGCATCGCGCCCGAGGAAGCAGACCGCATCATGGCCATCATCGACGAGCTGACGACCGAGGATGATGGCGCGGATCAGGCGTGAGTGAGTCGGCCCCCGGGGCGCTCTCCGATGCCGTGCGTC
This genomic interval carries:
- the nusA gene encoding transcription termination factor NusA — translated: MAGSAEILTALRELSNLKQITREELHMLLQDGIHAALAKKHGANVQAEVEIDEAKGEIRIVLLKTVVDEVTDESREVTVEEARFMDPEFQVGDVMEIPVDFLEFGRTAVQAAKQRIIQRVREGERTRIRDEFAGRVGDLLSGEVQQIERGKLVVMLNKFREAEAIIPYREQNHREHYHQGEPVRAVLKRVEDTPKGPRLILSRSDALFVQALFKLEVPEIQSGIVEIKAAAREVGSRTKIAVTSRDDAVDPVGACVGLKGARVQAVVNELGGERIDIVPWSPDPERFAKLALAPARVARVFSDAISRTIQAVVDEDQLSLAIGRNGQNVRLASELTGWKIDLYSSREWMEKGGESPLFAPLPEEAEADVPLNEIDGLETATVAVLAEAGYRTLNDILDLDRDDLLRLPGIAPEEADRIMAIIDELTTEDDGADQA